In Juglans regia cultivar Chandler chromosome 5, Walnut 2.0, whole genome shotgun sequence, the following are encoded in one genomic region:
- the LOC108989903 gene encoding omega-3 fatty acid desaturase, endoplasmic reticulum-like isoform X1, protein MKEPVLEEMEGGGGEKNASVFSGFGQTDVFDPSAPPPFKIAEIRAAIPKHCWIKSSWRSLSYVLRDLLVIFALAAAAIYFNAGIFWPFYWVAQGTMFWAIFVLGHDCGHGSFSDNSVLNSLVGHVMHSAILVPYHGWRISHRTHHQNHGNVENDESWVPLTEKLYKSLDYSTKMLRFTVPFPLLAYPFYLWTRGPGKEGSHFNPNSKLFAPNDRNDVITSTVCWSIMVALLISLSFAIGPIQMLKLYCVPHLIFVMWLDFVTYLHHHGYEQKLPWYRGKEWSYLRGGLTTVDRDYGWINNIHHDIGTHVIHHLFPQIPHYHLVEATEAAKPVLGKYYREPKKSGPIPFHLIQNLARSIKEDHYVSDSGEIVYYQTDSEFYKSSKYKSN, encoded by the exons ATGAAGGAACCAGTTCTTGAAGAAatggagggaggaggaggagagaagAATGCAAGTGTGTTTTCTGGGTTTGGCCAGACTGATGTTTTCGACCCAAGTGCGCCTCCTCCATTTAAGATAGCTGAGATCCGAGCAGCCATTCCCAAGCATTGCTGGATCAAGAGCTCGTGGAGATCGCTGAGTTATGTTCTAAGGGATTTGTTGGTGATCTTTGCATTGGCTGCAGCTGCAATCTACTTTAATGCTGGGATCTTTTGGCCATTCTACTGGGTTGCTCAGGGAACAATGTTCTGGGCTATATTTGTGCTTGGACATGACTG TGGCCATGGAAGCTTTTCTGACAATTCAGTGTTGAATAGTTTGGTGGGGCATGTCATGCATTCTGCAATTCTTGTACCCTACCATGGATG GAGAATTAGCCATAGAACTCACCACCAGAACCATGGGAATGTTGAGAATGACGAGTCATGGGTCCCG TTGACAGAGAAGTTATACAAAAGCTTGGATTATAGTACCAAAATGCTGAGATTCACAGTGCCTTTTCCCCTGTTAGCATACCCTTTTTATCTG TGGACAAGAGGTCCAGGAAAGGAAGGTTCTCATTTCAACCCAAATAGCAAGTTATTCGCCCCCAATGATAGGAATGATGTGATTACTTCGACTGTCTGCTGGTCTATAATGGTTGCTCTGCTCATCTCTCTATCCTTTGCAATTGGTCCAATACAAATGCTAAAGCTTTACTGTGTTCCTCACTTG ATTTTTGTGATGTGGCTGGACTTTGTTACCTACTTACATCACCATGGCTATGAGCAGAAACTTCCTTGGTACCGCGGAAAG GAATGGAGTTATCTAAGAGGAGGGCTCACAACTGTTGATCGTGATTATGGATGGATTAATAACATCCACCATGACATTGGCACCCATGTCATACACCATCTCTTCCCTCAAATCCCACACTATCATCTGGTGGAAGCG ACTGAGGCAGCTAAACCAGTGCTTGGAAAGTACTACCGGGAGCCAAAGAAATCTGGACCTATTCCATTTCACTTGATCCAGAATCTAGCAAGAAGCATTAAAGAAGATCATTATGTCAGTGACAGTGGAGAGATTGTCTACTATCAGACTGACTCTGAGTTTTATAAATCTTCTAAGTACAAGTCTAACTGA
- the LOC108989903 gene encoding omega-3 fatty acid desaturase, endoplasmic reticulum-like isoform X2 has translation MKEPVLEEMEGGGGEKNASVFSGFGQTDVFDPSAPPPFKIAEIRAAIPKHCWIKSSWRSLSYVLRDLLVIFALAAAAIYFNAGIFWPFYWVAQGTMFWAIFVLGHDWRISHRTHHQNHGNVENDESWVPLTEKLYKSLDYSTKMLRFTVPFPLLAYPFYLWTRGPGKEGSHFNPNSKLFAPNDRNDVITSTVCWSIMVALLISLSFAIGPIQMLKLYCVPHLIFVMWLDFVTYLHHHGYEQKLPWYRGKEWSYLRGGLTTVDRDYGWINNIHHDIGTHVIHHLFPQIPHYHLVEATEAAKPVLGKYYREPKKSGPIPFHLIQNLARSIKEDHYVSDSGEIVYYQTDSEFYKSSKYKSN, from the exons ATGAAGGAACCAGTTCTTGAAGAAatggagggaggaggaggagagaagAATGCAAGTGTGTTTTCTGGGTTTGGCCAGACTGATGTTTTCGACCCAAGTGCGCCTCCTCCATTTAAGATAGCTGAGATCCGAGCAGCCATTCCCAAGCATTGCTGGATCAAGAGCTCGTGGAGATCGCTGAGTTATGTTCTAAGGGATTTGTTGGTGATCTTTGCATTGGCTGCAGCTGCAATCTACTTTAATGCTGGGATCTTTTGGCCATTCTACTGGGTTGCTCAGGGAACAATGTTCTGGGCTATATTTGTGCTTGGACATGACTG GAGAATTAGCCATAGAACTCACCACCAGAACCATGGGAATGTTGAGAATGACGAGTCATGGGTCCCG TTGACAGAGAAGTTATACAAAAGCTTGGATTATAGTACCAAAATGCTGAGATTCACAGTGCCTTTTCCCCTGTTAGCATACCCTTTTTATCTG TGGACAAGAGGTCCAGGAAAGGAAGGTTCTCATTTCAACCCAAATAGCAAGTTATTCGCCCCCAATGATAGGAATGATGTGATTACTTCGACTGTCTGCTGGTCTATAATGGTTGCTCTGCTCATCTCTCTATCCTTTGCAATTGGTCCAATACAAATGCTAAAGCTTTACTGTGTTCCTCACTTG ATTTTTGTGATGTGGCTGGACTTTGTTACCTACTTACATCACCATGGCTATGAGCAGAAACTTCCTTGGTACCGCGGAAAG GAATGGAGTTATCTAAGAGGAGGGCTCACAACTGTTGATCGTGATTATGGATGGATTAATAACATCCACCATGACATTGGCACCCATGTCATACACCATCTCTTCCCTCAAATCCCACACTATCATCTGGTGGAAGCG ACTGAGGCAGCTAAACCAGTGCTTGGAAAGTACTACCGGGAGCCAAAGAAATCTGGACCTATTCCATTTCACTTGATCCAGAATCTAGCAAGAAGCATTAAAGAAGATCATTATGTCAGTGACAGTGGAGAGATTGTCTACTATCAGACTGACTCTGAGTTTTATAAATCTTCTAAGTACAAGTCTAACTGA
- the LOC118348415 gene encoding protein FAR1-RELATED SEQUENCE 9-like, whose translation MDGPLSSTGEDMGSFENPASNAETEADDIIQQESDNDRVEEEPKPGMKFATDHELMAYYMRYAKQQGFGVITQRTKREANGRVKYLTIGCARGGKYHPSHSNISRSRPTIKTDCKARINAHLVEGSWVVTTVEIGHNHSTVSPQKSRFFRSPKCLDEYSQRMLDLNDKAGIRMNKNFGALVVDAGGFKNLQFQEKDCRNFIDKARQLRLGKGGGEALTEYFKRMRLQNDGFVYVIDVDEELRLRNVFWAEARSRAAYEYFGDEITFDTTYLTNRYGMPFAPFVGVNHHGQSILLGAGLISSEDTSTFVWLFRAWLECMDGRTPKAIITDQDRAMKSAIAVVFPHTRHRYCLWHIMRKRPEKLGSHAAFNAGLKTAIQNALYDSQTCGEFEEKWGQFIKKYDLGENAWLQGLYNERSFWVPVYLKEVFWAGMSTTQRSESMTAFFDGFVHSSTTLKEFVDQFDNALRKKVELETTANFNSSNQTIPCSSAFRIEKQFQSVYTNAKFKEVQREVWGMILCNCILISKEGCISTYDVLDEITTDDDHVKSIKYTVYFNNEEVDVKCTCALFEMRGIVCRHALNVCQMNKIHALPEKYVLDRWRKDLKRRYTMVKSSYDDLRQNADSGRYELVVKRCSKLATRVSSSDAHVTAFMLHLDEFENKFKGLTQESGSTKVAETVQTDKGKKILSPHVVRGKGRPPTKRKVPPVEKAVTRRKNKQIRRKIFDDTSEQCEVSEAPERGQIQSAGKDDFVVLTQCSTVAQPTPPDNE comes from the exons ATGGATGGCCCTCTGTCGAGTACCGGAGAGGACATGGGAAGCTTTGAAAATCCCGCAAGTAATGCAGAGACAGAAGCCGATGACATAATTCAACAAGAGTCTGATAATGACCGAGTTGAGGAGGAGCCCAAACCTGGTATGAAGTTTGCCACTGATCATGAGCTTATGGCTTATTACATGAGATATGCCAAACAACAAGGTTTTGGTGTTATAACACAAAGGACGAAGAGAGAGGCTAATGGGAGGGTGAAGTATTTGACTATTGGGTGTGCACGAGGTGGCAAGTACCATCCTAGCCATAGTAATATCTCGAGGTCACGCCCAACTATTAAAACGGATTGTAAGGCACGAATAAATGCTCACTTGGTGGAGGGTAGTTGGGTGGTGACCACTGTTGAGATTGGCCATAATCATAGTACTGTCAGCCCACAAAAGTCTAGATTCTTTAGATCTCCTAAGTGTTTAGACGAATACAGTCAGAGGATGCTTGATTTGAACGATAAGGCAGGTATTCGAATGAACAAGAATTTCGGGGCACTTGTTGTTGATGCGGGGGGGTTCAAGAATCTGCAGTTTCAAGAAAAAGACTGTCgtaattttattgacaaagccAGACAATTAAGGCTGGGTAAAGGTGGTGGCGAAGCACTTACTGAGTACTTCAAGAGGATGAGGTTGCAGAATGATGGTTTTGTCTATGTGATTGATGTGGATGAAGAGCTGAGGTTGAGAAATGTGTTTTGGGCTGAAGCACGGAGTAGAGCAGCGTACGAGTATTTCGGAGATGAGATCACCTTCGATACGACATACCTGACAAATAGATACGGTATGCCATTTGCTCCATTTGTTGGGGTAAATCATCATGGACAGTCTATATTGTTAGGGGCTGGCTTGATTTCAAGCGAAGACACAAGTACTTTTGTGTGGTTGTTTCGGGCATGGTTGGAGTGCATGGATGGTCGCACTCCAAAAGCGATCATAACAGACCAAGACCGAGCAATGAAGAGTGCTATTGCAGTGGTCTTCCCACACACTCGCCATAGATATTGTCTATGGCATATAATGCGAAAACGGCCTGAGAAATTGGGATCTCACGCTGCCTTCAATGCAGGGTTGAAAACTGCCATCCAAAATGCCCTATATGATTCACAGACATGTGGTGAATTTGAGGAGAAGTGGGGGCAATTTATTAAGAAGTATGACTTAGGTGAAAATGCATGGCTGCAAGGGTTGTACAATGAGAGGTCGTTTTGGGTACCGGTTTACCTTAAGGAAGTTTTTTGGGCTGGCATGAGCACCACACAGCGTTCTGAAAGCATGACTGCTTTTTTCGATGGTTTTGTGCATTCCAGTACAACGTTGAAAGAATTCGTCGATCAATTTGACAATGCACTGCGAAAGAAGGTAGAGCTCGAGACGACCGCTAATTTCAATTCGTCCAACCAAACCATCCCATGTTCCTCCGCATTCCGCATTGAAAAGCAGTTTCAATCCGTGTATACGAAcgcaaaatttaaagaagtccAACGAGAGGTGTGGGGAATGATTTTATGTAACTGCATACTTATCAGCAAGGAAGGTTGCATTTCCACCTATGATGTTTTAGATGAAATTACCACTGATGATGACCATGTCAAGAGCATCAAGTACACAGTTTACTTTAACAATGAGGAGGTTGATGTGAAATGCACCTGTGCGTTGTTTGAGATGAGAGGAATTGTCTGTAGACATGCATTGAACGTTTGTCAGATGAATAAGATTCATGCGCTACCGGAGAAGTATGTCTTGGATCGTTGGAGGAAGGATTTAAAGAGAAGATACACAATGGTAAAAAGTAGCTACGACGACTTACGGCAAAATGCAGATTCAGGGAGGTATGAGCTTGTGGTGAAACGATGTTCCAAATTAGCAACCCGTGTATCGTCGAGTGATGCCCATGTTACTGCATTTATGCTCCACTTGGATGAGtttgagaataaatttaaaGGATTAACACAAGAGTCCGGTTCAACAAAAGTAGCAGAGACTGTGCAGACAGACAagggtaagaaaatattaagcccacATGTTGTCCGAGGGAAAGGGAGGCCGCCAACAAAAAGGAAGGTCCCACCTGTGGAGAAGGCTGTGACTAGGCGAAAGAATAAACAg atACGTCGGAAAATATTTGACGATACATCCGAGCAATGTGAGGTATCGGAAGCTCCAGAAAGAGGTCAG aTACAAAGTGCAGGCAAGGATGATTTTGTTGTTCTAACACAATGCAGTACTGTCGCACAACCAACGCCACCTGACAATGAGTAG
- the LOC108989857 gene encoding uncharacterized protein LOC108989857, with the protein MNLIFLLQLESSNSIEQIHCLHCSNMKSLSYSPSYSSSSSTTTFDATLCNSKSATAGCLAGILRRILCSGKLPKHPSDHISEAASVVCDEDRELKAKEKIETAATPGIVARMMGLESMPEINWVHKSSDPNSISRSRSMNSENHLAGFDPMQGQHRRVKSTLSFRESPTFLELENENFLILSFENGGGSKEFRSKGRKSELGLGELRQRRAERCKTVENKAGRLQEMKNNNCYEGEQESEKKVLGNLKEREKCSKRIPDKPIAKVGNNGKAKGSTISPSPSKSSNEKAHVAMEAVKTPIPSNQKEVLNRGRPRKKKKKINPCVVQKVESEFSSEDSSPVSVLDSGHFLFDPAFPTSEQDSNLADSKSRRKLSPELENCKQPSPGKDTTLIGDEPRTKKIEGKYQGTKKKADCHSENYEEMWVEILRLTGAELVGSNWEYRGMGNHGDLEAISANFELEILDQLLVELVGQLARHP; encoded by the exons ATGAActtaattttccttttgcaaCTCGAAAGTTCAAATTCCATAGAGCAAATTCATTGTCTTCATTGTTCCAACATGAAGTCCTTATCTTATTCTCCTTcttactcatcatcttcatccaCCACAACTTTCGATGCGACTTTGTGCAATTCTAAGAGTGCCACCGCCGGATGTCTAGCCGGCATCCTTCGCCGAATTCTATGCTCCGGTAAACTTCCAAAACACCCTTCCGATCATATCAGTGAAGCTGCCTCGGTGGTATGCGATGAGGATCGGGAATTGAAGGCCAAGGAGAAAATTGAGACGGCTGCCACGCCTGGGATAGTAGCGAGAATGATGGGTTTGGAGTCGATGCCGGAGATTAATTGGGTGCATAAAAGCTCAGACCCAAATTCGATTTCACGCAGCCGATCCATGAATTCTGAGAATCACTTGGCCGGATTTGATCCAATGCAGGGGCAGCATCGACGAGTCAAATCCACGTTGTCGTTCCGAGAAAGTCCGACCTTCCTTGAGCTGGAAAATGAAAACTTCCTTATACTCAGCTTCGAAAATGGAGGTGGAAGTAAAGAGTTTAGATCAAAAGGGAGAAAATCCGAACTGGGTTTGGGAGAATTAAGGCAGAGAAGAGCAGAAAGATGTAAAACCGTCGAAAATAAAGCAGGGAGGCTGCAGGAGATGAAGAACAACAACTGCTACGAAGGAGAGCAAGAATCCGAGAAGAAGGTCTTAGGTAATTTGAAAGAGCGGGAGAAGTGCAGTAAGAGAATCCCTGATAAGCCTATTGCTAAGGTAGGCAATAACGGAAAAGCTAAAGGTTCCACtatttctccttctccttcaaaAAGCTCCAATGAAAAAGCACATGTAGCCATGGAAGCAGTAAAAACGCCAATACCCAGTAACCAAAAGGAAGTCTTGAATAGAGGGAGaccaagaaagaagaagaagaaaataaatcctTGTGTGGTTCAAAAGGTGGAATCCGAATTTAGCTCTGAAGATTCGAGCCCGGTTTCTGTTCTTGATTCTGGTCATTTCCTTTTTGATCCTGCATTTCCAACATCAG AACAAGATTCTAATTTGGCCGATTCAAAGTCACGAAGAAAGTTGTCGCCGGAGCTTGAGAATTGCAAGCAACCATCTCCAGGAAAGGACACAACTTTGATTGGTGATGAgccaagaacaaagaaaattgaAGGCAAATATCAAGGCACAAAGAAGAAAGCTGATTGTCACAGTGAAAACTACGAGGAAATGTGGGTTGAGATTCTGAGACTGACTGGAGCAGAATTGGTTGGATCAAATTGGGAATACAGGGGAATGGGAAATCATGGAGATTTGGAAGCTATTAGTGCAAATTTTGAGCTAGAAATTCTTGATCAATTGTTAGTTGAGTTGGTAGGCCAACTAGCTCGACATCcatga